In Saprospiraceae bacterium, a genomic segment contains:
- a CDS encoding helix-turn-helix transcriptional regulator codes for MTTTKTTTQASQEHETCKKRMLPVRDALEVLNGKWKLPIMLSISFGAKRFKQISKDVGDITDKMLSKHLKELETNQLIIRKVYDTFPPTVEYSITEHGMTLRKVIKELADWGQIHRNKIIGH; via the coding sequence ATGACTACTACAAAAACGACAACACAAGCAAGTCAAGAACATGAAACATGTAAAAAACGAATGCTTCCCGTACGTGACGCTTTGGAAGTCTTAAATGGAAAATGGAAGTTGCCAATTATGCTGTCCATTTCTTTTGGGGCAAAGAGATTTAAACAAATATCAAAGGATGTAGGAGATATTACGGATAAGATGTTATCTAAACACCTAAAGGAATTGGAAACAAATCAGTTGATCATTAGAAAAGTTTATGACACATTTCCGCCCACAGTTGAGTATTCAATAACAGAGCATGGAATGACATTAAGGAAAGTAATTAAGGAATTGGCCGATTGGGGCCAAATTCATCGGAATAAAATAATCGGGCATTAG
- a CDS encoding tetratricopeptide repeat protein, whose protein sequence is MQATAQVFQLNLNNKMKQMLYFLRFILLYCYYFLLLLLLAITAKAQNLDSLHSIWQHKTLSDSIRVAAYKDYIWNGFLFSKPDTAAVLAESLNRFATEHNYPKAAAQAYNLKGIANHLQGNYSRALENYMLALPIFEEVGDKLGYANSLNNIGNLYNNQGNYALALTYYEKSLAIKEEIGDKGGIASSLGNIGNIYKNQGNYKRALEYYEKLPAIFEKSGDKQGYANSLNNIGNIYHNQGNYPRGLEYYEKSLAIQEGLGNKKGIAYSLSNIGLIYKDQVNYSRALEYTKKALAVREEIKDKSGIASSLKNIGVIYQNQGDFQMAMKACQNALLIAEEIGVLDQQKGACQCLYETYKVMGKGNEALKYLEKMNGITDSLKAEETGKKLQQMEFAKQMLQDSIVKAEESRLIEAVHKEEVRQKNQNRNIAYGIGGMILLLSGGLYSRLRYVRKAKNIIEKEKDRSENLLLNILPAEIAAELKEKGRADARDFDLVSILFTDFKSFTETSSKLSAAELVNEINTCFETFDGIVGKYGIEKIKTIGDSYMAAGGLPVPSDRSVKNTVLAALEMQRFIAERKTMNDAIGKQAFEMRVGIHSGPVVAGIVGVKKFQYDIWGDTVNIASRFENNSDVGKVNISQSTYDLLHADQDFKFENRGKIEVKGKGEMAMYYVELV, encoded by the coding sequence ATGCAAGCTACCGCTCAAGTTTTTCAATTGAATCTAAACAACAAAATGAAGCAAATGTTATATTTTTTAAGATTCATTTTGCTATACTGCTATTACTTTTTATTACTCTTGCTTTTAGCAATTACGGCCAAAGCTCAAAATCTGGATTCATTACATTCCATTTGGCAGCACAAAACACTGTCCGACTCCATAAGAGTTGCTGCCTACAAGGATTACATTTGGAATGGTTTCCTTTTTTCAAAACCCGATACTGCTGCTGTGTTAGCAGAATCCCTAAACCGTTTTGCAACTGAACACAACTATCCCAAAGCAGCTGCCCAGGCTTATAACTTAAAAGGTATCGCAAACCATTTACAAGGTAACTACTCCCGTGCTTTAGAAAATTATATGTTAGCCCTGCCGATCTTTGAGGAAGTCGGAGACAAATTGGGTTATGCAAACAGCCTTAACAATATTGGTAATCTTTACAATAACCAAGGCAACTATGCACTCGCTTTAACTTATTATGAAAAATCACTGGCGATTAAAGAAGAAATTGGAGATAAAGGCGGAATCGCATCGAGTCTGGGCAATATTGGCAATATTTACAAAAACCAAGGCAATTACAAACGTGCCTTAGAATACTATGAAAAATTGCCGGCGATATTTGAGAAATCAGGAGACAAACAAGGTTATGCAAATAGCTTGAATAATATTGGCAACATTTATCATAATCAAGGCAACTATCCACGTGGCTTGGAATATTATGAAAAGTCATTAGCGATCCAGGAAGGTCTTGGAAATAAAAAAGGCATAGCTTATAGTCTTAGTAATATTGGTCTAATCTACAAAGACCAAGTCAACTATTCCCGTGCATTGGAATATACGAAAAAGGCACTTGCGGTTCGTGAAGAAATCAAGGATAAATCAGGAATTGCGAGTAGTTTAAAAAATATTGGTGTGATCTATCAAAATCAGGGTGATTTTCAAATGGCGATGAAAGCTTGCCAAAATGCTTTGCTGATCGCTGAAGAAATTGGTGTCTTGGACCAACAAAAAGGTGCTTGTCAATGCCTTTATGAGACCTACAAAGTTATGGGCAAAGGAAATGAAGCGCTGAAATACCTGGAGAAGATGAATGGGATTACAGATAGTTTGAAAGCTGAAGAAACCGGAAAAAAACTACAACAGATGGAGTTTGCAAAACAAATGTTGCAGGATAGTATTGTCAAAGCCGAAGAAAGTCGCTTAATAGAAGCAGTGCACAAGGAAGAAGTGCGGCAAAAGAATCAAAATCGAAATATTGCATATGGCATCGGCGGAATGATATTGTTATTATCCGGGGGCTTGTACAGTCGTTTGCGTTATGTACGCAAAGCAAAAAATATAATAGAAAAAGAAAAAGACCGTTCTGAAAATTTGCTGCTCAATATCTTACCTGCTGAAATAGCTGCCGAACTCAAGGAAAAAGGCCGTGCAGATGCGCGTGATTTTGATTTGGTTTCCATTCTGTTTACTGATTTCAAAAGTTTTACTGAAACATCTTCAAAACTCAGTGCTGCGGAATTGGTGAATGAGATCAATACCTGCTTCGAAACTTTTGACGGCATCGTTGGAAAATATGGCATTGAAAAAATAAAAACCATTGGCGATTCCTATATGGCAGCAGGAGGCCTGCCTGTGCCTTCAGATCGATCAGTGAAAAATACGGTTCTTGCTGCCCTGGAAATGCAAAGATTTATTGCAGAACGCAAAACCATGAATGATGCCATCGGCAAACAAGCATTTGAAATGCGCGTAGGCATACATTCAGGTCCGGTTGTCGCAGGTATCGTTGGAGTTAAGAAATTCCAATATGATATATGGGGAGATACCGTAAACATTGCCAGCAGGTTTGAAAACAATAGTGACGTTGGCAAAGTAAATATCAGTCAGTCAACTTATGATTTACTCCATGCCGATCAGGATTTTAAATTTGAAAACAGAGGCAAAATTGAAGTAAAAGGAAAAGGCGAAATGGCAATGTACTATGTTGAATTAGTTTGA